From one Hemitrygon akajei unplaced genomic scaffold, sHemAka1.3 Scf000074, whole genome shotgun sequence genomic stretch:
- the LOC140722299 gene encoding uncharacterized protein produces the protein MAHQRVHTGERPFTCSDCGKGFTYSSKLKVHQRVHTGERPFICSDCGKGFTQSSTLQSHQRVHTGEKPFTCSDCGKGFTQSSTLQSHQRVHTGEKPFTCPDCGKGFTLLSHLQRHQSVHTGKRPFTCSVCGKTFTQSSHLQSHQRVHTGEKPFTCSDCGKRFTWSSDLLRHQRFHTGEKPFTCPDCGKGFTLLSHLQRHQLVHTGKRPFTCSVCGKAFTQSSHLQSHQRVHTGERPFSCSDCGKGFTHLSELQSHQRVHTREKPYTCSDCGKHFTRSSTLLAHQSVHTGEWPFTCCECGKGFTRSSHLLKHQRVHSG, from the coding sequence atggctcaccagcgagttcacactggggagcggccgttcacctgctcggactgtgggaaaggattcacttactcatctaagctgaaggtacatcagcgagttcacactggagagaggccgttcatctgctcggactgtgggaagggattcactcagtcatccaccctacagagtcaccaacgagttcacactggggagaagccattcacctgctcagactgtgggaagggattcactcagtcatccaccctacagagtcatcaacgggttcacactggggagaaaccattcacctgcccagactgtgggaagggattcactttattatctcacctacagagacaccaatcAGTACACACTggaaagaggccattcacttgctcagtctgtgggaagacattcactcagtcatcccacctacagagtcaccagcgagttcacactggggagaagccgttcacctgctcagactgtgggaaaagattcacttggtcatctgatctactgagacaccagcgatttcacactggggagaagccattcacctgcccagactgtgggaaaggattcactttattgtctcacctacagagacaccagttagTACACACTGgaaagaggccgttcacctgctcagtctgtgggaaggcatttactcagtcatcccacctacagagtcaccaacgagttcacaccggggagaggccattctcctgctcagactgtgggaagggattcactcatttatccgaactacagagtcaccaacgagttcacactagggagaagccgtacacctgctcagactgtggaaagcattTCACTAGATCATCcaccctattggcacaccagtcagttcacactggggagtggccgttcacctgctgtgaatgtgggaagggattcactcggtcatctcatctactgaaacaccagcgagttcactctGGGTAG